A stretch of Acidobacteriota bacterium DNA encodes these proteins:
- a CDS encoding gamma-glutamyl-gamma-aminobutyrate hydrolase family protein: MKRPVIGVAFAREDYTAALEAAGAEVRELSPAAGPAREALDGLDGILLTGGPDVRPSLYGADETHPTVEIDDERDGFEVPLARAALERGLPLLAICRGVQVLNVAAGGTLVQDLPSERPGGLNHSVLTPRTAISHDVAVVPGSRLAEVVAPSLKGDGRLDVNSRHHQAVDVVAPGFVVSATASDGTIEAIEAVDATGAPRAGFCVGVQWHPENFWRTGETASLFTSFVAAAGRFTMKE; this comes from the coding sequence GTGAAGCGACCGGTGATTGGGGTGGCGTTTGCGAGGGAAGACTATACGGCGGCGCTTGAGGCGGCCGGAGCTGAGGTGCGCGAGCTGTCGCCGGCGGCTGGCCCTGCGCGCGAAGCCCTCGACGGGCTTGACGGCATCCTCCTGACCGGCGGCCCCGATGTGCGGCCGTCACTGTACGGCGCGGACGAGACACATCCGACCGTTGAAATTGACGACGAGCGGGATGGGTTTGAGGTGCCGCTCGCCAGAGCCGCGCTCGAACGCGGGCTTCCGCTACTCGCCATCTGTCGCGGTGTTCAGGTCCTGAACGTCGCGGCCGGTGGCACGCTCGTCCAGGACCTGCCGTCTGAACGTCCGGGTGGCCTCAATCACTCCGTGCTCACGCCCAGGACAGCCATCTCACACGACGTGGCGGTGGTCCCGGGCTCACGCTTGGCCGAGGTCGTCGCGCCCAGCCTGAAAGGAGACGGCCGGCTCGACGTCAACAGCCGCCACCATCAGGCCGTCGACGTCGTCGCGCCGGGTTTTGTCGTGTCGGCCACCGCCTCTGACGGCACGATTGAAGCCATTGAGGCGGTAGATGCGACCGGCGCCCCACGCGCGGGCTTTTGTGTCGGCGTCCAGTGGCACCCCGAGAACTTCTGGCGCACCGGGGAGACAGCGTCGCTGTTCACAAGCTTCGTGGCTGCGGCCGGAAGATTCACCATGAAGGAGTGA
- a CDS encoding class I SAM-dependent RNA methyltransferase, whose product MADSSLVELQVERPVAGGRMLARLDGRVVFVAGAVPGERVRARITKRTGKVVWADTVEVIEASADRREAKGDPRCGGALYAHIAYERQLALKAEVIADTFRRIGKLTLDRAVVVAASPEEGYRLRARLHVQGTRVGFLLEGSHALCDAEVTRQLGAGAFEAVGRLREALGPALGACESIVVSENISGLERVALCELRPDADPVRFAGLPLTDGLSGVAALTRKGMFTCAGHDRIVEHGRELLGVETNLQWTRQAASFFQGNRFLVGTLLQRVIDAAGSGSFVDLYSGIGLFAVALADRGATGVAVEGDAASGQDLTLNAAQADGRLTVQLGPVEEAAASIPARRPDVVVVDPPRTGLSAEVADGLLRWESARVVYVSCDVPTLARDAAKFVAAGYRLSSIDALDMFPNTPHVECVAVFDR is encoded by the coding sequence ATGGCCGATTCGTCCCTCGTGGAATTGCAGGTCGAGCGGCCGGTGGCCGGCGGCCGTATGTTGGCCCGGCTCGATGGCCGTGTGGTGTTTGTGGCCGGCGCGGTGCCCGGCGAACGGGTGCGCGCACGGATAACCAAACGCACCGGCAAGGTGGTGTGGGCCGACACCGTCGAAGTGATCGAGGCGAGCGCGGATCGCCGCGAGGCGAAGGGGGACCCGCGATGTGGGGGCGCGCTGTATGCGCACATCGCCTACGAGCGCCAACTTGCGCTCAAGGCCGAGGTGATTGCCGATACGTTTCGGCGCATCGGTAAACTCACGCTCGATCGTGCGGTCGTCGTGGCGGCATCGCCCGAAGAGGGCTACCGCCTGCGCGCGCGCCTGCATGTGCAGGGCACTCGCGTCGGGTTCCTTCTGGAGGGGTCGCACGCACTGTGCGACGCCGAGGTGACCCGGCAGCTGGGGGCGGGCGCGTTCGAGGCGGTGGGCCGCTTGCGCGAGGCTCTCGGGCCCGCCCTGGGCGCGTGCGAGTCCATCGTGGTGTCGGAGAACATCAGTGGCCTCGAGCGGGTCGCGCTCTGCGAACTGCGTCCCGACGCCGACCCGGTCCGGTTTGCCGGGCTGCCCCTGACGGACGGGTTGTCGGGCGTTGCGGCACTGACGCGCAAGGGCATGTTCACGTGCGCGGGCCACGACAGGATTGTGGAGCACGGCCGTGAACTGCTGGGAGTGGAAACCAATCTCCAGTGGACGCGCCAGGCGGCGTCGTTCTTCCAGGGCAACCGTTTTCTCGTCGGCACGCTCCTGCAACGCGTGATCGACGCGGCCGGTAGCGGCTCTTTTGTGGACCTCTACTCGGGCATCGGGCTGTTCGCCGTCGCGTTGGCGGACCGCGGCGCCACCGGTGTGGCTGTCGAGGGAGATGCGGCGAGTGGACAGGACCTGACGCTCAACGCCGCGCAGGCAGACGGGCGGCTGACGGTGCAGTTGGGGCCGGTGGAAGAAGCAGCGGCGTCGATCCCCGCGCGGCGTCCAGACGTGGTGGTGGTGGACCCGCCCCGCACGGGATTGTCCGCGGAAGTCGCTGATGGACTGTTGCGATGGGAATCAGCGCGCGTGGTGTATGTCTCCTGCGACGTGCCTACGCTGGCGCGCGATGCGGCCAAGTTCGTGGCCGCCGGCTATCGGCTCTCGTCGATCGACGCGCTGGACATGTTCCCGAACACGCCCCACGTGGAATGCGTGGCGGTCTTCGACCGGTGA